A region of Periplaneta americana isolate PAMFEO1 chromosome 16, P.americana_PAMFEO1_priV1, whole genome shotgun sequence DNA encodes the following proteins:
- the LOC138692139 gene encoding zinc finger protein 678-like codes for MDMIKMEAEDDPFGSLPRDDKYKVEQYKALSEEGNVSHLEVSDMKAECVDQSYDIKSEIKVEDTTPVPISFPMVKTEVDEDLLDVDGVQQEQKVEVSSEEDEVLTESIVANVEESVSQEGVDREEDNLMQCGKNRPKSLNISDVSRNSFKGNICNEAFVTPQSLKLHSNNVSRKCFSQLECLKQNSHKKPFKCEVCEKGFSQIGSIKRHARIHSGEMPFKYDVCGNHFSQLEHLKKHTDIHTCKMQFKCEVCGKSFSQLGHLNRHERIHTGEKPFKCEVCAKCFSQFEHLKRHQRIHTGEMPFKCEVCGDCFSQIESLKRHVSFHTSEVPFNCEVCGKCFSELGLLKRHERIHTGEKPFKCEVCGKCFSQLGHIKVHERIHTGEKPFKCKVCGRRFSELGHLKRHELLHTGEMPFKCDVCGKCFSQLGSLKLHVGLHTGEVPFKCKVCGRRFSQLGHLNRHELIHTGEKPFKCKVCGKCFSQLGNFKRHERIHTDVKPFKCDVCGKCFSHSGTLKRHVCIVTREIV; via the exons GAAGGGAATGTATCGCATCTGGAAGTGTCTGACATGAAGGCAGAATGCGTGGACCAGAGTTACGATATCAAATCAGAGATAAAGGTTGAAGACACCACACCAGTGCCTATTAGCTTTCCTATGGTGAAAACTGAAGTTGAT GAAGATTTGTTGGATGTGGACGGAGTTCAGCAGGAACAGAAAGTAGAAGTATCTTCAGAAGAGGATGAAGTGTTGACTGAGAG CATTGTAGCTAATGTTGAGGAGAGCGTGTCACAAGAAGGCGTTGATCGTGAAGAAGACAATTTGATGCAGTGTGGTAAGAACAGACCGAAGTCTTTAAACATTAGTGACGTCAGCCGTAATTCTTTCAAGGGTAATATATGCAATGAGGCTTTTGTAACACCGCAGTCCCTGAAACTTCATTCTAATAACGTTAGTAGAAAATGTTTCTCACAATTAGAATGTTTAAAGCAAAATTCACACAAAAAACCGTTCAAATGCGAAGTGTGTGAAAAGGGTTTCTCACAGATAGGAAGTATAAAACGACATGCACGGATTCATTCAGGCGAAATGCCGTTCAAATACGACGTGTGTGGAAATCATTTCTCACAATTAGAACATTTAAAGAAACATACAGACATCCACACTTGCAAAATGCAATTCAAATGCGAAGTGTGTGGTAAATCTTTCTCACAATTAGGACATTTAAATCGACATGAACGCATTCATACAGGCGAAAAGCCGTTCAAATGCGAAGTGTGTGCTAAGTGTTTTTCACAATTCGAACATTTAAAGCGACATCAACGTATTCATACAGGCGAAATGCCGTTCAAATGCGAAGTGTGTGGTGACTGTTTCTCACAGATAGAAAGTTTAAAGCGTCATGTAAGTTTTCACACAAGCGAAGTGCCGTTCAACTGCGAAGTGTGCGGTAAGTGTTTCTCAGAATTAGGACTTTTAAAGCGACATGAACGTATTCATACAGGCGAAAAGCCGTTCAAATGTgaagtgtgtggaaagtgtttctcacaatTGGGACATATAAAGGTACATGAACGCATTCATACCGGCGAAAAGCCGTTCAAATGCAAAGTGTGTGGAAGGCGTTTCTCAGAATTAGGACATTTAAAGCGACATGAACTCCTTCATACAGGAGAaatgccattcaaatgcgatgtgtgtggtAAATGTTTCTCACAATTAGGGAGTTTAAAGCTACATGTAGGTTTGCACACAGGCGAAGTGCCGTTCAAATGCAAAGTCTGTGGAAGGCGTTTCTCACAATTGGGACATTTGAACCGACATGAGCTCATTCATACAGGAGAAAAGCCGTTCAAATGCaaagtgtgtggaaagtgtttctcacaatTAGGAAATTTTAAGCGACATGAACGCATTCATACAGACgtaaagccattcaaatgcgacgtatgtggaaagtgtttctcacatTCAGGAACTTTAAAGCGACATGTATGCATTGTCACACGTGAAATAGTATAA